The Sporichthya brevicatena genome contains a region encoding:
- a CDS encoding heme o synthase, whose product MGVTTFATAPEVRVTTVDLTPATGVQVTVGRRGFGDTVRAYVALTKPRIIELLLVTTAPVMFLAERGVPDLWLVLATLVGGTMAAASANVLNCYLDRDIDLQMRRTRRRPLPMHGVSARETLVFGVVLGIAATLLLGLAVNWLSAALALAANLFYVFGYTMFLKRRTSQNIVWGGAAGCFPPLIGWTAVTNSLDWAPVILFLVVFFWTPPHFWALAMRYKEDYAAAGVPMLPVVATERRVITEITIYTWATVLCSLALWPVANTGWLYPVAAAVFGAVILAESHLLLARVRRGVTGVHLSPMRLFHLSNSYLALLFLVIAVDAVLF is encoded by the coding sequence ATGGGCGTGACCACCTTTGCGACCGCCCCCGAGGTACGAGTGACCACTGTCGATCTCACCCCCGCCACCGGGGTTCAGGTCACTGTCGGCCGACGTGGTTTCGGCGACACGGTCCGGGCCTACGTCGCCCTGACGAAGCCGCGCATCATCGAGCTGCTGCTCGTCACCACGGCGCCGGTCATGTTCCTCGCCGAGCGCGGTGTGCCGGACCTCTGGCTCGTGCTCGCCACCCTCGTCGGCGGGACGATGGCCGCCGCCAGCGCGAACGTCCTCAACTGCTACCTCGACCGCGACATCGACCTGCAGATGCGCCGCACCCGGCGCCGTCCGCTGCCGATGCACGGGGTCTCGGCGCGGGAGACGCTCGTCTTCGGCGTCGTCCTCGGGATCGCGGCGACGCTGCTGCTCGGCCTGGCCGTCAACTGGCTCTCCGCCGCGCTCGCGCTGGCCGCGAACCTGTTCTACGTCTTCGGCTACACGATGTTCCTCAAGCGGCGCACGTCGCAGAACATCGTCTGGGGCGGGGCCGCCGGCTGCTTCCCGCCGCTCATCGGCTGGACCGCCGTCACCAACTCCCTCGACTGGGCGCCGGTCATCCTCTTCCTGGTGGTGTTCTTCTGGACGCCGCCGCACTTCTGGGCGCTCGCCATGCGCTACAAGGAGGACTACGCCGCCGCCGGGGTCCCGATGCTCCCCGTCGTCGCCACCGAGCGCCGGGTCATCACCGAGATCACGATCTACACCTGGGCCACCGTCCTCTGCTCGCTGGCCCTGTGGCCGGTCGCGAACACCGGCTGGCTCTACCCCGTCGCGGCGGCCGTCTTCGGTGCGGTGATCCTCGCCGAGTCCCACCTCCTGCTCGCCCGCGTCCGCCGCGGCGTCACCGGCGTCCACCTCTCCCCGATGCGCCTGTTCCACCTCTCGAACAGCTACCTCGCCCTGCTGTTCCTCGTCATCGCCGTCGACGCGGTCCTCTTCTAG